In one Candidatus Absconditicoccus praedator genomic region, the following are encoded:
- the hxsD gene encoding His-Xaa-Ser system protein HxsD, which translates to MKLIRMENFVKKIEKGTFNFEMVVDGKIFDKKTILRAAYELVDKVYMFFKKDGDDFVVQFKLKDEKLDMDGIVDSFGEELVFHDLRSQIDKKTGKMKERIMETALGYGLTLEDVKLDLEKLLPGSNPGSLDGGDEGDQKQKSIDEIMKEIESDPDFEDDKDEILGILKEIEEDEMENKKEG; encoded by the coding sequence ATGAAGCTAATTAGAATGGAAAATTTTGTTAAAAAAATAGAAAAATGAACATTTAATTTTGAAATGGTAGTAGATTGAAAAATCTTTGATAAAAAGACTATATTAAGAGCTGCATATGAGCTTGTAGATAAAGTGTATATGTTTTTTAAGAAAGATGGGGATGATTTTGTTGTTCAGTTCAAGCTTAAAGATGAAAAACTAGATATGGATGGTATTGTAGATTCTTTTTGAGAAGAGTTGGTGTTTCATGATTTGAGGTCTCAGATAGATAAAAAAACAGGTAAAATGAAGGAAAGAATTATGGAAACAGCTTTAGGTTATGGTTTAACGTTAGAGGATGTTAAGTTAGATCTAGAAAAACTTCTTCCTTGATCGAACCCTTGATCTCTTGATTGATGAGATGAGTGAGATCAAAAACAAAAGTCTATTGATGAAATAATGAAAGAAATAGAAAGTGATCCTGATTTTGAGGATGATAAAGATGAGATTTTGTGAATACTTAAGGAAATAGAAGAAGATGAGATGGAAAATAAAAAAGAAGGATAA
- the hxsB gene encoding His-Xaa-Ser system radical SAM maturase HxsB: MEKINLKNKKILPFKFKKLKSGKYFLSNDFGQWLILSEREFNDFIDGKTSSELEDRLVSAGMQKSSRLDKNDEMYIKYLAGKWLNRYHYIMQGPSLHIIVLTLACNHSCKYCHASAKIDDSGKYHLSNEKIKKTIDVIFNTTAGAIDIEFQGGEPTANWEGLKYAVEYIHEKNKVYNLKVNINLVSNLTMIDDEKMNFLLDNGVDISTSIDGPKEVHDWNRAWIGDTSSFETVSKWVKKINFEYEKRGLEKKVGAICTVTNKLLDKPQELVDTYISLGLDNIFVRPLNPYGMATKLWDSIGYNYEEYWSFYEKMLDYIENKQEKGINISDTYSHKIHCGNLRSSKRINYMEERSPCGAVLGQVAYNWDGGIYTCDEGRMLAQTGDCSFKIGEIDNRSAEEIYKSMVLDVVTKVMLSASIIDYLPGYDTNPVSNYIGTCPIYSYTISGNINSKYKKEDRFKLQEDTLERLVDQ, encoded by the coding sequence ATGGAAAAAATCAATCTAAAAAATAAAAAAATATTGCCATTTAAATTTAAAAAACTAAAAAGTTGAAAATATTTTTTGAGTAATGATTTTTGACAATGGTTAATATTGTCTGAAAGAGAATTTAATGATTTTATTGATTGAAAAACTTCTTCTGAATTGGAAGATAGGTTGGTTTCAGCTGGTATGCAAAAATCAAGTAGATTAGATAAAAATGATGAAATGTATATTAAATATCTTGCTTGAAAATGGTTGAATAGATATCATTATATAATGCAATGACCAAGCTTGCATATAATAGTATTAACGTTAGCATGTAATCATTCTTGTAAATACTGTCATGCTAGTGCTAAAATCGATGATTCATGAAAATATCATTTATCAAATGAAAAGATAAAAAAGACTATAGATGTGATATTTAATACAACTGCATGAGCTATAGATATAGAATTTCAGTGATGAGAACCAACTGCTAATTGGGAAGGTTTGAAGTATGCTGTTGAATATATTCATGAAAAAAACAAAGTGTATAATCTAAAAGTAAATATAAACTTAGTTTCAAATCTTACAATGATTGATGATGAGAAGATGAACTTTTTGTTAGATAATTGAGTAGATATTTCTACTAGTATAGATTGACCAAAAGAAGTTCATGATTGGAATAGAGCTTGGATAGGTGATACAAGTAGTTTTGAGACTGTTTCAAAGTGGGTTAAAAAAATTAATTTTGAGTATGAGAAAAGGTGACTTGAGAAAAAAGTATGAGCTATATGTACAGTTACAAATAAGCTTCTTGATAAACCACAAGAACTAGTAGATACTTATATAAGTTTATGACTAGATAATATATTTGTAAGACCTTTAAATCCTTATGGTATGGCTACGAAACTATGGGATAGTATAGGATATAATTATGAAGAATACTGGAGCTTTTATGAAAAAATGTTAGATTATATAGAAAATAAGCAAGAAAAATGAATAAATATATCTGATACATACTCTCATAAAATACATTGTTGAAACTTAAGATCATCTAAAAGAATAAATTATATGGAAGAGAGGAGTCCTTGTGGTGCTGTGCTTGGTCAGGTAGCCTATAACTGGGATTGAGGAATATATACATGTGATGAATGAAGAATGCTAGCTCAAACTTGAGATTGTTCATTTAAGATATGAGAAATTGATAATAGATCTGCTGAAGAAATATATAAATCTATGGTTTTAGATGTTGTAACAAAGGTTATGTTGTCTGCAAGTATTATAGACTATCTTCCTGGTTATGACACCAATCCAGTAAGTAATTATATATGAACTTGCCCTATATACAGTTATACAATTAGTTGAAATATTAATAGTAAGTACAAAAAAGAAGATAGGTTTAAGCTTCAAGAAGATACTCTTGAAAGACTTGTAGATCAATAA
- the hxsA4 gene encoding His-Xaa-Ser repeat protein HxsA4 yields the protein MIHKKKNINSMVRHEDQKVSGKKTNLPLYVGALFAAGASSAGVSSEENISKYFEIESAYAFNYGVSNDSNTHHTDTDDSGFDNVEVEIDQKTFTIDKNVNGHISGSIDTRNYVGLSHGSHGSHASHGSHGSHGSHGSHGSHGSHGSHGSHGSRW from the coding sequence ATGATACATAAGAAAAAAAATATTAACTCAATGGTTAGACATGAAGATCAAAAGGTTTCTGGTAAAAAAACAAATTTACCTTTATATGTTTGAGCTTTGTTTGCTGCAGGAGCGTCTTCTGCATGAGTGTCTTCAGAGGAAAATATTAGTAAATATTTTGAAATAGAGTCTGCTTATGCTTTTAATTATGGTGTTAGTAATGATAGTAATACCCATCATACAGATACTGATGATAGCTGATTTGATAATGTTGAGGTTGAAATAGATCAAAAAACTTTTACTATTGATAAAAATGTGAATGGGCATATTAGTTGATCTATAGATACAAGAAATTATGTAGGCTTATCTCATTGAAGTCATGGTAGTCATGCTAGTCATTGAAGTCATTGAAGTCACTGAAGTCACTGAAGTCATTGAAGTCACTGAAGTCACTGAAGTCACTGAAGTCACTGAAGTAGGTGGTAA
- a CDS encoding radical SAM protein: protein MDRPLLFEIVITNGCNKRCPYCDINFERGFIKNEVVDNFIKSIRNYDGELGGIHINFFGGEPLLGKQHIDHVLKSLEEIKTKITYSLVTNGWLIDDFIIERIYKYDIKVDISIDTINNDVLKENKHIKEIASREKTSVNYIFVPGQMSNIEETAAVMNGIGFENINIIPVYTTMSWNNENIKILAKKINQFIKISKSKNIGYFKYDRGFSRERQFILDVGGEIYQDVDSDIRLQKQYNIIPEFLKKKVENEMYLGNINYQNLNEIICGYDESVIYNLLKEFELEIGKQKEYKKIDKIIDYFSIMTKAKDR from the coding sequence ATGGATAGACCTTTATTATTTGAAATAGTTATAACAAATTGATGTAATAAAAGATGTCCTTATTGTGATATTAATTTTGAAAGATGATTTATAAAAAATGAAGTTGTTGATAATTTCATTAAATCTATAAGAAATTATGATTGAGAGTTAGGGTGAATTCATATCAATTTTTTTTGATGAGAGCCTTTGTTGTGAAAACAACATATTGATCATGTTTTAAAATCATTAGAAGAAATAAAAACAAAAATAACATATAGTTTGGTTACAAATTGATGGTTAATAGATGATTTTATTATAGAAAGAATATACAAATATGATATTAAAGTAGATATTAGTATAGATACTATAAATAATGATGTTTTGAAAGAAAATAAACATATAAAAGAGATTGCAAGCAGAGAAAAGACAAGTGTTAATTATATATTTGTTCCTTGACAAATGAGTAATATTGAGGAAACAGCTGCTGTTATGAATGGTATCTGATTTGAAAATATTAATATAATACCAGTATATACTACTATGAGTTGGAACAATGAAAATATAAAAATATTAGCAAAAAAAATTAATCAGTTTATCAAAATAAGTAAATCCAAAAATATATGATATTTTAAGTATGATAGATGATTTTCCAGAGAAAGACAGTTTATATTAGATGTGTGAGGAGAAATATATCAGGATGTAGATAGTGATATTCGGCTTCAAAAGCAATATAATATTATTCCTGAATTTCTTAAAAAAAAGGTAGAAAATGAAATGTATCTATGAAATATAAACTATCAGAATTTAAATGAGATTATATGTTGATATGATGAGAGCGTTATATACAATTTGCTAAAAGAATTCGAACTTGAAATTTGAAAACAAAAAGAATATAAGAAAATAGATAAGATAATAGATTATTTTAGTATAATGACCAAAGCTAAGGATAGATAA
- a CDS encoding radical SAM protein, with protein sequence MKKKTSEVTTVTRGIEVELTSICSLNCEFCIKSYRTEFGNMDFDTFSKVVDFIKFLGCMEVDISGVGDIFQNDSLYEFIDHLFEKLPNIDAVIPTKGQDVTMEDLKKIKSYNDKGYNITLMASVIYLTKWKFDKFVGRNQYEKFVKFIDMLRDSGVNFSREFVILKNNLDDFEKFKKLAEKIGKEYGTLLAYNFGGNLSDEIHKKYFDEEILRDYFEYRSKEDVCEVMKYDHFFVDYKGDVYICANMGINPDALLGNINDVYHDFNILLERKQEFRKKYHDICNKCFFYKYKLHD encoded by the coding sequence ATGAAAAAAAAAACTTCGGAAGTTACTACAGTTACCAGATGAATAGAAGTTGAACTAACAAGTATATGTTCTCTTAACTGTGAATTTTGTATTAAAAGTTATAGAACAGAGTTTGGTAACATGGATTTTGATACTTTTTCTAAAGTTGTAGATTTTATAAAATTTCTTTGATGTATGGAAGTGGATATATCGTGAGTTGGTGATATTTTTCAAAATGATTCTTTGTATGAGTTTATAGATCATTTATTTGAAAAACTTCCTAATATAGATGCAGTTATTCCTACTAAATGACAGGATGTAACAATGGAAGATCTTAAAAAAATAAAAAGTTATAATGATAAAGGGTATAATATTACATTGATGGCATCTGTAATATACTTAACTAAATGGAAATTTGATAAGTTTGTTGGTAGAAATCAATATGAAAAATTTGTTAAGTTTATAGATATGTTGAGGGATTCAGGAGTTAACTTTTCTCGAGAATTTGTGATACTAAAGAATAATTTGGATGATTTTGAGAAATTTAAAAAATTAGCTGAAAAAATAGGAAAAGAGTATGGAACCTTGTTGGCATATAATTTTTGATGAAATCTTTCAGATGAAATTCATAAAAAATATTTTGATGAAGAAATTTTGAGAGATTATTTTGAATATAGGTCAAAGGAAGATGTATGTGAGGTGATGAAATATGATCATTTTTTTGTAGATTATAAAGGAGATGTATATATTTGTGCTAATATGGGTATAAATCCAGATGCATTGCTTTGAAATATAAATGATGTTTATCATGATTTTAATATTTTGTTAGAAAGAAAACAAGAATTTAGAAAAAAATATCATGATATTTGTAATAAATGTTTCTTTTATAAATATAAACTTCATGATTAA
- a CDS encoding radical SAM/SPASM domain-containing protein, translating into MITHTFYALVLYQAQILYNQDLGNGYFLFDIKEKTMGKIIVEFKKGNKKKGILFVHKDFNTDRVDYQTNNWFIVGEKSLVEFVGKKILDNEHEDFNFFKTSEEYIGKIFGVVLTITTHCNLACYYCFNDYDYNLDQRNFIKPLTFEQIKGIVDDLYKNGCRDIIISGGEPLLHYDFFNIIDYCLNKGIYVRVNTNGDLLNSRIVDKIIQYPINLMVSIHEFNEKDYAYTNVRGFSEIYKKDVPEEVFYKKFRNKIENLKIIYKYPNINLEFMTILDNKNIINLEKIYDFCLNQFGITQWHFFRLYSTKISKGISKGMMSLAIRKLYNLNKKYNVDYKIVDAVPFCVTRKTDLAEKVIEGELADNHNVKFIITNEGGFQLMSGFDTVVGSVFEESISELLSKEFTQKMLNNGFLPNECLDCVYKNHCKGGSRMEAHIATGSYADFDPLGKIANKKCQI; encoded by the coding sequence ATGATAACTCATACTTTTTATGCTTTAGTCTTATATCAGGCCCAAATATTATACAATCAAGATCTTTGAAATGGTTACTTTCTTTTTGATATAAAAGAAAAAACTATGTGAAAAATAATTGTGGAGTTTAAAAAATGAAATAAAAAGAAAGGTATTTTATTTGTGCATAAAGATTTTAATACTGACAGAGTAGACTATCAAACAAATAATTGGTTTATTGTGTGAGAAAAGAGTTTGGTAGAATTTGTTTGAAAGAAAATATTAGATAATGAGCATGAAGATTTTAATTTTTTTAAGACATCTGAAGAATATATATGAAAAATATTTTGAGTGGTGCTTACAATAACAACTCATTGTAATCTGGCTTGCTATTATTGTTTCAACGATTATGATTATAATTTAGATCAAAGAAACTTTATAAAACCTTTAACTTTTGAACAAATAAAGTGAATAGTTGATGATTTGTATAAAAATTGATGTAGAGATATTATAATTTCATGATGAGAACCCTTATTGCATTACGATTTTTTTAATATAATTGACTATTGTTTAAATAAGTGAATATATGTTCGTGTAAATACTAATTGAGATCTCTTGAATTCTAGAATAGTAGATAAAATAATTCAGTATCCTATAAACTTGATGGTTTCAATACACGAATTTAATGAAAAAGATTATGCATATACAAATGTTAGATGATTCAGTGAAATTTATAAAAAAGATGTGCCAGAAGAAGTTTTTTATAAAAAGTTTAGAAATAAAATAGAAAATTTAAAAATAATATATAAATATCCTAATATTAATTTAGAGTTTATGACTATACTTGATAATAAAAATATTATAAACCTAGAAAAAATATATGATTTTTGCTTGAATCAATTTTGAATAACACAGTGGCATTTTTTTAGGCTATATAGTACAAAAATTTCTAAATGAATTTCAAAATGAATGATGTCACTTGCTATAAGAAAATTGTACAATCTTAATAAAAAATATAATGTTGATTATAAAATAGTTGATGCAGTTCCTTTTTGTGTTACTAGAAAAACAGATTTGGCAGAAAAAGTAATTGAATGAGAATTAGCAGATAATCATAATGTAAAATTTATTATTACCAATGAATGAGGTTTTCAATTGATGTCATGATTTGATACTGTTGTTTGAAGTGTATTTGAAGAATCTATTTCAGAACTTTTGAGTAAAGAATTTACTCAAAAGATGCTAAATAATTGATTTCTTCCAAATGAATGTTTGGATTGTGTGTATAAAAATCATTGCAAGGGTGGAAGTAGAATGGAAGCACATATAGCTACCTGAAGCTATGCTGATTTTGATCCTTTATGAAAAATAGCAAATAAAAAATGTCAGATATAA